Proteins from one Strix aluco isolate bStrAlu1 chromosome 10, bStrAlu1.hap1, whole genome shotgun sequence genomic window:
- the ALG13 gene encoding UDP-N-acetylglucosamine transferase subunit ALG13, whose product MTPPAAGQTSPSGRQPFWGRYVAPSGGSPPAERCGRAVAAMKSVFVTVGTTSFDDLIATVCSPAALEVLRSRGYEKLVLQVGRGALEPALRGSSALAVEAFRFKDSLAEDLWRADLVISHAGAGSCLETLEKGKPLIVVTNEKLMNNHQLELAKQLNRDGHVLCCNCSTLVETLQLMDLSTLKPFPPGQPEKFALFLDKVVGFQQVRQEMSAGALPPFGLRADSRGGGGYWRETTPRRSDSACSREAGQQPSRAQPARAAPRSAAPRTESPTVVSGAAAAGGKMQKGWKKYFGQKSFSEVAMDEYLGSLGLYRKMTAKDASCLFRAVSEQLFSSQIHHIEIRKACVLFMRQHQHKFESYVEGSFEKYLERLGDPKESAGQLEMSALSVMYKRDFILYRYPGKPSTYATDNGFKDKILLCCSGNSHYDSVYTKQFQENAAICQAVLYEILYKDVFGMDEEELRTAVEMFRSGSRKNRNSVSIGSEDANFDCLHEKVTRNPSEKRVDDWEGNATDNPQEDKFKQGIGEEKPLENPSKMPVPYKVLKALDPEIYRNVEFDVWLDSRKELQKTDYMVFAGTQYYLGDKCQVRLEPGGKYYNAHIQEVRQDGNTLTVFVEELAEKHTVPLANLKPVTQVAPVFAWNMAPSRKGGTYQKITGGYFSGIEMDVKTRKRMLKKFRGKEVFMTVAYSRGQPVLPPRLQHSVPSGRSPPVHCSQGGGNVAPYESYHSQNPPQRHNRGFGMPRGSARFINRHNMVGPQIAFCPSPGKRCYQNYDNFSFRSCSYSRSRRQMQCVNKECQYGFVPGNGEEPQEPEETLTFYEIEGEDDAAFPTLPSQGGPAPIVHGPAGFWVARRGPNSVPPNKPTLNSSEEEEETSENGKFHEEYIYAPPDPDCESATVYSSAEPTASLEEGPVSVSPQDGVASYDYPPKVMVNSAAISTSTGVYAAPATGFSSNSAVSTPASVTTAVPPQTAVQPVIVSPLSIGRPAVSSVPFPIYSAPLPPVSEVGEAGAVLPPYSSDPSGSDLPRDTKVLRYYFNLGLQYYHQSYWPSMVYVQPVLPPSPVEVYPAYAEPAPVLDQSVPQLYTDAGRTEVHQVPLETPANGNFQNAEPPPLSYGPVYYPVMSDPFSQQSVPGFDSLVPAYRYISTWHPVNPPYGNSPQIANAVSSGPLHQVSYIASPNPAPHDMPQGM is encoded by the exons ATGACCCCCCCGGCCGCCGGCCAAACCTCCCCCTCAGGCCGGCAGCCATTTTGGGGGCGATACGTGGCGCCCTCTGGCGGCTCCCCGCCCGCGGAGCGCTGTGGGCGGGCGGTCGCCGCCATGAAGTCCGTTTTCGTCACCGTGGGCACCACCAGCTTCGACGACCTGATCGCGACCGTCTGCTCGCCGGCGGCCCTGGAG GTGCTGCGGAGCCGCGGCTACGAGAAGCTGGTGCTGCAGGTCGGGCGGGGCGCGCTGGAGCCGGCGCTGAGAGGCAGCTCGGCCTTGGCGGTGGAAGCCTTCCGCTTCAAGGACTCGCTGGCCGAGGACCTGTGGAGGGCGGACCTGGTTATCAGCCACGCAG GTGCAGGTAGTTGTCTGGAGActctagaaaaaggaaaaccactaATAGTAGTAACAAATGAAAAGCTGATGAACAACCATCAGCTTGAACTGGCAAAACAGCTCAACAGAGATGGGCATGTCCTCTGCTGTAACTGCAG CACTCTTGTGGAGACACTGCAGTTGATGGACTTGTCAACTTTGAAACCTTTTCCTCCTGGACAGCCAGAAAAGTTTGCTTTGTTCTTGGATAAAGTTGTTGGGTTTCA GCAGGTCCGGCAGGAGATGTCTGCCGGGGCTTTACCGCCGTTTGGCCTCCGCGCCGAcagccgcgggggcggggggtaCTGGAGGGAAACGACCCCACGGCGCTCGGACAGCGCCTGCAGCCGTGAAGCGGGACAG CAGCCTTCGCGCGCCCAGCCGGCACGCGCCGCGCCGCGGAGCGCAGCGCCCCGCACGGAGTCCCCAACTGTGGTCTCTGGTGCTGCCGCCGCCGGGGGAAAGATGCAGAAGGGCTGGAAGAAGTACTTCGGGCAGAAGTCCTTCAGCGAGGTGGCCATGGATGAGTACCTGGGCAGCCTGGGGCTGTACCGCAAGATGACGGCCAAGGACGCCTCCTGCCTCTTCCGAGCCGTCTCGGAGCAG ctgttttcatcTCAAATTCATCACATTGAAATTAGGAAAGCTTGTGTCTTGTTTATGAGGCAACACCAGCATAAGTTTGAATCT TATGTGGAAGGATCATTTGAGAAATACCTTGAACGTCTAGGAGATCCAAAG GAAAGTGCTGGCCAGCTGGAAATGAGTGCTTTATCAGTGATGTACAA GCGAGACTTTATTCTGTACCGGTACCCTGGAAAGCCATCCACTTACGCTACAGACAATGGATTTAAAGACAAG atTTTACTGTGTTGTTCCGGCAACAGCCATTATGACTCTGTGTATACAAAACAATTCCAGGAAAATGCTGCTATTTGCCAGG CTGTATTATACGAGATCCTGTACAAAGATGTGTTTGGCATGGATGAGGAAGAATTAAGGACTGCAGTTGAGATGTTTCGAAGTGGATCCAGGAAGAACAGAAACAGTGTCTCTATAGGAAGTGAGGATGCAAACTTTGATTGTCTTCATGAAAAAGTAACCAGAAATCCATCAGAAAAGAG AGTGGACGACTGGGAAGGCAATGCTACAGACAATCCACAGGAGGATAAGTTCAAACAAGGCATTGGAGAAGAAAAG CCTCTAGAAAATCCATCAAAGATGCCTGTTCCTTATAAAGTGCTAAAGGCACTGGACCCTGAAATCTATCGAAATGTGGAGTTTGATGTTTGGCTGGACAGCAGAAAAG agcTTCAAAAAACTGACTACATGGTGTTTGCTGGGACACAGTACTATTTAGGAGACAAGTGTCAG gTACGTCTGGAGCCTGGAGGTAAGTATTACAATGCTCATATCCAGGAAGTCAGACAGGATGGCAACACGTTGACTGTATTCGTTGAGGAGCTGGCAGAAAA GCATACTGTTCCTTTGGCAAACTTAAAACCAGTGACACAAGTGGCACCTGTCTTTGCTTGGAATATGGCTCCCAGCCGAAAAGGAGGAACCTATCAGAAAATAACAGGTGGATACTTCTCAGGAATAG aaatgGATGTGAAAACACGGAAGCGGATGCTTAAGAAATTTCGTGGGAAGGAAGTCTTTATGACTGTGGCTTATAGCAGGGGTCAGCCAGTTCTTCCACCCCGGCTGCAGCACAGTGTTCCTTCGGGGCGCTCCCCTCCAGTTCACTGCTCACAGGGTGGTGGAAACGTGGCACCTTACGAATCCTATCATTCTCAGAATCCTCCTCAGAGACATAACCGTGGATTTGGGATGCCAAG GGGATCTGCCCGATTTATAAACAGGCACAACATGGTTGGCCCTCAAATAGCATTCTGCCCCAGTCCAGGAAAGAGATGCTATCAGAACTATGACAATTTCTCCTTCAGGTCCTG ctcCTACAGTCGTAGCCGCCGTCAGATGCAGTGTGTGAACAAGGAATGTCAGTATGGGTTTGTACCAGGGAATGGAGAGGAGCCTCAAGAGCCAGAAGAAACTCTAACTTTCTATGAAATTGAAGGAGAGGATGACGCTGCTTTTCCTACTTTACCA AGCCAGGGTGGCCCTGCTCCCATTGTCCATGGTCCAGCAGGATTTTGGGTAGCAAGGAGAGGCCCGAACTCTGTTCCACCTAACAAGCCCACACTGAATTCctcagaggaggaagaagaaacaagtgaaaatg GGAAATTTCATGAAGAATATATCTATGCACCTCCAG ATCCTGATTGTGAAAGTGCAACAGTATATAGTTCAGCAGAACCTACAGCAAGCTTG GAAGAAGGGCCGGTCTCTGTGTCACCTCAAGATGGAGTGGCTTCCTACGACTATCCCCCAAAG GTGATGGTGAATTCTGCAGCAATCTCAACTTCAACAGGTGTTTATGCTGCTCCAGCTACAGGTTTCTCCTCAAATTCTGCTGTCTCCACTCCAGCCAGTGTCACAACAGCAGTTCCCCCACAAACAGCAGTTCAGCCAGTCATAGTATCTCCCCTTTCTATAGGGAGGCCAG CAGTGTCTTCAGTGCCATTCCCAATTTAttcagctcctcttcctccagtcAGTGAGGTGGGAGAAGCTGGTGCTGTTCTTCCACCTTATTCTTCTGATCCCAGTGGCAGTGATCTGCCTCGAG ATACAAAAGTCTTGCGGTATTATTTTAATCTGGGATTGCAA tATTATCATCAGAGCTATTGGCCTTCCATGGTTTATGTACAGCCGGTGCTGCCACCATCACCTGTGGAAGTTTATCCAGCATATGCTGAGCCAGCTCCTGTCCTAGATCAGTCAGTACCTCAGCTCTACACTGATGCTGGGCGAACTGAAGTCCACCAGGTTCCCTTGGAAACACCTGCAAATG gtAACTTCCAAAATGCAGAGCCACCACCCCTGTCCTACGGGCCAGTATATTACCCAGTCATGTCGGATCCCTTCAGCCAGCAGTCTGTTCCTGGGTTTGATTCTTTAGTACCTGCCTATCGCTATATTAGTACCTGGCATCCAGTAAATCCACCATATGGAAATTCTCCACAAATTGCTAACGCTGTAAGTTCTGGACCACTGCACCAAGTCAGCTATATTGCCTCACCTAACCCTGCACCTCATGACATGCCACAAGGAATGTAA